The following proteins are co-located in the Manihot esculenta cultivar AM560-2 chromosome 7, M.esculenta_v8, whole genome shotgun sequence genome:
- the LOC110618940 gene encoding acyl-CoA--sterol O-acyltransferase 1: MEGELYNFFKVWLSVLASLIYCHAIGRIVPKGSARFFCLLPILCLFLLLPLNLSSIHFRGMTVFFIAWLANFKLLLYAFGKGPLSSSDNNPIGRFLLVACFPIKIKGESHPNGEDKQNPAPSKVHKSIPNYAVKGLLLAMVVRVYNYREFIHLNVILLLYLVHMYFFLELILAMVGALARALLGLDLEPQFNEPYLSTSLQDFWGRRWNLMVTSILRPTAYEPFLRTSAPIIGRRWAPIPAIFGTFVVSAVMHELMFYYVCLEKPTWDITWFFLLHGVCSMVEVTLKKAVAGKWSLPRLISTPLTVGFLLVSGCWLFFPQFLRCKVDVRVLEEYSAVSAFLKNADRAFNLSIFGNGNHLYGSGN; this comes from the exons ATGGAAGGAGAACTGTACAATTTCTTCAAGGTATGGCTCTCAGTTTTGGCATCTCTGATTTATTGCCATGCCATTGGCAGGATAGTCCCAAAAGGTTCTGCACGATTCTTTTGCTTACTACCAATTCTATGcctgtttcttcttcttcctctcaaCCTCTCCTCTATTCATTTTAGAGGTATGACAGTTTTCTTCATCGCTTGGCTTGCAAACTTCAAGCTCTTACTTTATGCTTTTGGTAAAGGCCCTTTGTCTTCCTCCGACAACAACCCAATTGGTCGTTTCCTGCTCGTTGCTTGTTTTCCCATCAAAATCAAAGGAGAATCTCATCCAAATGGTGAAGATAAACAAAACCCAGCTCCTAGCAAGGTCCATAAATCTATTCCGAATTATGCAGTGAAGGGCTTGCTTTTGGCTATGGTGGTTCGTGTTTATAACTATAGGGAGTTTATCCATCTTAATGTAATCTTACTCCTATATCTTGTTCACATGTACTTTTTCCTTGAATTAATCTTAGCTATGGTGGGGGCCCTGGCTCGAGCCTTGTTAGGGCTCGATCTTGAGCCACAGTTCAATGAGCCATACCTTTCAACTTCGCTTCAAGACTTCTGGGGTAGAAGATGGAACCTCATGGTCACCAGTATCCTCCGGCCCACCGCATATGAACCCTTTCTCAGAACTTCGGCTCCAATCATTGGCCGAAGATGGGCTCCAATCCCTGCAATCTTCGGCACCTTTGTCGTGTCGGCTGTTATGCACGAGCTCATGTTCTACTATGTGTGCCTCGAGAAGCCAACGTGGGATATCACCTGGTTCTTTCTGCTCCATGGAGTGTGTTCGATGGTGGAGGTTACCTTGAAGAAGGCGGTTGCTGGGAAGTGGAGCTTGCCGAGGTTGATATCAACTCCTTTGACGGTTGGGTTTTTGCTGGTGAGCGGTTGTTGGCTCTTCTTTCCACAATTTCTCAGGTGTAAAGTTGATGTTCGAGTGCTTGAAGAGTATTCGGCTGTAAGCGCGTTTCTAAAGAATGCTGATCGTGCTTTTA ATTTGAGTATTTTTGGTAATGGTAATCATCTTTATGGTTCAGGTAATTAA
- the LOC110618409 gene encoding acyl-CoA--sterol O-acyltransferase 1 — protein MEELYNFFKVWLSVLASLIYCYAIGTMVPKGSARFFCLLPILCLFLLLPLNLSSIHFRGMTAFFIAWLVNFKLLLYAFDKGPLSSSYDNNPSISFSRFLPVACFPIKIKRESHPNGDKPNPVRTKVQKSMTNYAVKGLLLAMVVRVYNYREFIHPNVILLLYFLHMYFFLELILAMVGVMARALLGLELEPQFNEPYLSTSLQDFWGRRWNLMVTSILRPTAYEPFLRISASVIGRRWAPIPAIFGTFVVSAVMHELMFYYVCLEKPTWEITWFFLLHGVCLMVEVALKKAVAGKWSLSRLISTPLTVGFLLATGLWLFFPQLLRCKVDVRAFEEYSALSAFLKNVGRASSSMFGSFNRSINWSIVNTIKS, from the coding sequence ATGGAAGAACTGTACAATTTCTTTAAGGTATGGCTCTCAGTTTTGGCATCTCTGATTTATTGCTATGCAATTGGCACGATGGTCCCAAAAGGTTCTGCACGATTCTTTTGCTTACTACCAATTCTATGcctatttcttcttcttcctctcaaCCTCTCCTCTATTCATTTTAGAGGTATGACAGCTTTCTTCATTGCTTGGCTTGTAAATTTCAAGCTCTTACTTTATGCTTTTGATAAAGGCCCTTTGTCTTCTTCCTACGACAACAACCCATCAATCTCTTTCAGTCGTTTCTTGCCTGTTGCTTGTTTTCCCATCAAAATCAAAAGAGAATCTCATCCAAATGGTGATAAACCAAATCCAGTTCGTACAAAGGTCCAGAAATCTATGACAAATTATGCAGTGAAGGGCTTGCTTTTGGCTATGGTGGTTCGTGTTTATAACTATAGGGAGTTTATACATCCTAATGTAATCTTGCTCCTATATTTTCTTCATATGTACTTTTTCCTTGAATTAATCTTAGCTATGGTGGGGGTCATGGCTCGAGCCTTGTTAGGACTCGAGCTTGAGCCACAGTTCAACGAGCCATACCTCTCAACTTCGCTTCAAGACTTCTGGGGTAGAAGATGGAACCTCATGGTCACCAGTATCCTCCGGCCCACCGCATATGAACCTTTTCTCAGAATATCGGCTTCAGTCATTGGCCGAAGGTGGGCTCCAATCCCCGCAATCTTCGGCACCTTTGTCGTATCGGCTGTTATGCACGAGCTTATGTTCTACTATGTGTGTCTCGAGAAGCCAACGTGGGAAATCACCTGGTTCTTTCTGCTCCATGGAGTGTGTTTGATGGTGGAGGTTGCCTTGAAGAAGGCGGTAGCCGGCAAGTGGAGCTTGTCGAGGTTGATATCAACTCCTTTGACGGTTGGGTTTTTGCTGGCGACTGGTCTTTGGCTCTTCTTTCCACAGCTTCTCAGGTGTAAAGTTGACGTTAGAGCGTTTGAAGAGTACTCGGCTTTAAGCGCGTTTCTGAAGAATGTTGGTCGTGCTTCTAGTTCTATGTTTGGATCTTTCAACAGATCTATCAATTGGTCAATAGTGAATACCATAAAATCTTAA